One genomic region from Anaerolineae bacterium encodes:
- a CDS encoding response regulator, producing the protein MGERKRILCIEDEPEMIELIRIILEKKGFEVKGAVGGKEGLEKARSEKPDLILLDLMMPEMDGWEVYRQLKSDEELKDIPVIIVTARSQNIDKILGLHIAKVDDYITKPFGPSDLVESIKRVLGLQG; encoded by the coding sequence ATGGGGGAGAGGAAGCGCATCCTCTGCATAGAAGACGAACCCGAAATGATAGAATTGATCCGCATTATTCTGGAGAAAAAGGGTTTTGAGGTCAAAGGAGCTGTAGGAGGGAAAGAAGGCTTGGAAAAAGCCCGGTCCGAAAAACCAGACCTGATCCTTCTGGACCTTATGATGCCTGAGATGGACGGGTGGGAAGTTTACCGTCAGCTCAAAAGCGATGAAGAGCTCAAGGATATTCCAGTAATCATCGTTACTGCCAGGTCCCAGAATATAGATAAAATCCTGGGGCTTCACATAGCGAAGGTTGATGATTACATAACCAAGCCCTTCGGCCCCAGCGATCTGGTAGAGAGTATAAAAAGGGTCTTAGGCCTTCAGGGCTGA
- the uvrA gene encoding excinuclease ABC subunit UvrA encodes MGQNKIVVRGAREHNLKNITVEIPRDKLVVITGVSGSGKSSLAFDTLYAEGQRRYVESLSAYARQFLGLMEKPDVDVIEGLSPAISIDQKGVSHNPRSTVGTVTEVYDYLRLLFARVGRPHCPSCGKEISPQTPQQIVDSLLSLPEGTKIMLLAPLVRGRKGHHKNVLEEIRRAGYVRARIDGRIMELDEEIELDRYKLHTIEAVVDRLIIHHSEDEDYRSRLADSVETALKFGNGVIVVSILEEEGPRDILFSEHSACVDCGISLPEIEPRTFSFNSPHGACPHCSGLGIILEIDPDLVIPDKSLSLKDGAIAPWRYLGKETARYYIHLLRRVCEFYKIPMNVPVRELTKEQLDIILYGTRPGELVSLPYSDQYGRIRHYEIPFEGVIPNLQRRYQETESDYIRSEIERYMTAIPCPACNGTRLRPEALAITIDNRNIAQVASMSVADALKWVERLQGPDSPLSEKERLIAHQILKELRNRLRFMVDVGLDYITLDRRASTLSGGESQRIRLATQIGSQLAGVLYILDEPSVGLHQRDNARLIQTLKHLRDLGNTVIVVEHDENTIRSADYIIDLGPGAGEKGGEVVVAGTLEDLLRCPRSITGMYLRGERKIEVPKVRRPGNGHFITVYGASENNLKNINVRFPLGTFICVTGVSGSGKSSLVIEVLYKALAQKLYRAREKPGKHLFIEGMEHIDKVVNVDQSPIGRTPRSNPATYTGAFTPIRELFASLPEARLRGYTPGRFSFNVRGGRCEACEGAGIIRIEMQFLPDVYVPCDVCKGKRYNRETLEIRYKGKNISEILDMTVEEAMEFFGNIPQIKAKLQTLYDVGLGYIKLGQPAPTLSGGEAQRVKLARELSRKATGRTLYILDEPTTGLHFADIEKLLSVLNRLVDAGNTVIVIEHNLDVIKCADWIIDLGPEGGDRGGWVIAEGTPEEVAMVPHSYTGQFIKKVLFPEEVKQCASR; translated from the coding sequence ATGGGGCAGAACAAGATCGTGGTGAGAGGAGCAAGAGAACATAACCTGAAGAACATAACGGTGGAAATACCCAGAGACAAACTGGTGGTTATAACCGGGGTTTCTGGTTCCGGGAAATCAAGCCTGGCCTTTGATACCCTCTACGCCGAAGGACAGCGCCGCTATGTGGAATCCCTTTCCGCTTACGCTCGCCAGTTCCTGGGCCTGATGGAAAAGCCCGATGTGGATGTTATTGAAGGTCTATCTCCAGCCATTTCCATTGACCAGAAAGGGGTAAGCCACAACCCCCGCTCTACGGTGGGAACTGTTACCGAGGTATACGATTACCTACGCCTCCTGTTCGCCAGAGTGGGCAGACCTCACTGCCCCAGTTGCGGGAAGGAAATTTCCCCTCAGACTCCTCAACAAATAGTTGATTCCCTGCTTTCCCTCCCCGAAGGCACAAAAATCATGCTCCTTGCTCCTCTGGTCCGAGGACGCAAGGGCCACCACAAAAATGTTCTGGAGGAAATCCGACGCGCTGGGTACGTCAGGGCTCGCATTGACGGTAGAATAATGGAATTGGATGAAGAGATTGAGCTGGACCGCTACAAGCTCCACACCATCGAAGCGGTGGTGGATAGACTTATAATCCACCATTCCGAAGACGAAGATTACCGTAGCCGCCTGGCCGATTCAGTGGAAACGGCCCTCAAGTTTGGAAACGGCGTCATTGTGGTTTCCATACTGGAGGAAGAAGGCCCTCGGGATATTCTGTTTTCAGAGCATTCAGCTTGCGTGGATTGTGGAATATCCTTGCCGGAGATCGAGCCCCGAACTTTCTCCTTCAACAGCCCCCATGGGGCCTGCCCCCATTGTTCTGGCCTGGGGATTATCCTGGAAATTGACCCTGATCTGGTTATACCTGATAAATCCCTCAGCCTGAAAGATGGCGCTATAGCTCCATGGCGATATCTGGGCAAAGAGACCGCTCGCTATTACATTCATCTACTCCGCCGCGTTTGCGAGTTCTACAAAATCCCCATGAATGTTCCTGTGCGGGAACTCACAAAAGAACAGTTGGATATAATCCTATACGGTACTCGTCCTGGCGAGCTGGTCTCCCTGCCTTATTCTGACCAGTATGGACGAATCCGCCACTACGAAATACCCTTTGAAGGGGTAATCCCGAACCTCCAGCGCCGCTATCAGGAAACCGAATCCGATTACATCCGGAGCGAGATCGAACGCTACATGACGGCTATACCCTGCCCCGCCTGCAACGGCACAAGGCTTCGCCCCGAGGCCCTGGCTATAACGATAGATAACAGGAACATAGCTCAAGTAGCTTCCATGTCGGTGGCGGATGCTCTGAAATGGGTAGAACGCCTTCAAGGGCCAGATTCTCCCCTGAGCGAAAAGGAGCGCCTGATTGCCCATCAAATCCTCAAAGAACTCCGAAACCGCCTGCGCTTCATGGTAGATGTAGGCCTTGACTACATAACCCTGGACCGCAGAGCTTCAACCCTCTCGGGAGGAGAATCCCAGAGGATAAGATTAGCCACGCAGATAGGCTCACAACTCGCCGGAGTGCTCTACATCCTGGATGAACCCTCCGTAGGTCTGCACCAGAGGGACAACGCCCGCTTGATTCAAACCCTGAAGCACTTGAGGGACCTCGGAAATACCGTTATAGTGGTGGAACACGATGAGAACACCATCCGTTCTGCCGATTACATCATTGACCTGGGGCCGGGAGCTGGGGAAAAGGGGGGTGAAGTAGTGGTGGCGGGAACCCTTGAGGATCTCCTTCGCTGCCCCCGCTCCATCACTGGAATGTACCTGAGAGGCGAAAGGAAAATAGAGGTCCCCAAAGTCAGGCGTCCAGGAAATGGCCATTTCATCACCGTCTACGGGGCTTCCGAAAATAACCTCAAGAATATAAACGTTCGTTTCCCCTTAGGCACCTTCATATGCGTGACCGGGGTCTCGGGTTCGGGGAAATCAAGTTTAGTTATAGAAGTTCTGTATAAGGCCTTGGCCCAGAAACTCTACAGGGCAAGGGAAAAGCCTGGCAAACACCTCTTCATTGAAGGGATGGAGCACATAGATAAAGTTGTGAACGTGGACCAATCCCCCATCGGAAGGACCCCCCGGAGCAATCCAGCCACTTACACTGGAGCTTTTACCCCGATAAGGGAGCTTTTCGCTTCTCTGCCTGAAGCTCGCCTCCGGGGCTACACACCTGGCCGTTTCTCCTTCAATGTCCGCGGTGGGAGGTGCGAAGCCTGCGAAGGCGCAGGTATAATCCGAATAGAAATGCAATTCCTGCCCGACGTTTACGTTCCCTGCGATGTGTGCAAGGGCAAACGTTACAACCGGGAAACCCTGGAAATACGCTATAAAGGCAAAAACATCTCCGAAATCCTGGACATGACAGTGGAAGAAGCTATGGAGTTCTTCGGCAATATACCCCAGATAAAAGCCAAACTCCAGACCCTCTACGATGTTGGGCTTGGATACATAAAGCTTGGTCAGCCAGCTCCAACCCTTTCGGGAGGGGAGGCCCAGAGGGTAAAGCTGGCTCGGGAGCTTTCCCGCAAGGCCACTGGTCGCACTCTTTACATTCTGGACGAACCCACCACTGGCCTCCACTTCGCCGATATTGAAAAGCTCCTCAGCGTCCTGAACCGCCTTGTGGATGCAGGGAACACGGTCATTGTCATCGAACATAACCTGGACGTGATAAAATGTGCTGACTGGATAATAGACTTGGGGCCAGAGGGGGGCGACAGAGGGGGGTGGGTGATAGCCGAAGGAACCCCCGAAGAGGTGGCTATGGTTCCCCATTCCTATACAGGGCAGTTCATTAAGAAAGTTCTGTTTCCTGAGGAGGTTAAGCAATGCGCATCCCGATAA
- a CDS encoding NAD+ synthase, translated as MNWEEVEKKIVHWLRSKVEEAGANGLVQGISGGLDSSITAVLAKKAVGNNHLGLILPCHSSPEDIEHANLLAQTFALRTEVVDLTPVYDLLLTILPPGTPMARANLKPRLRMLTLYYYANTFNYLVVGTGNKSELQVGYFTKYGDGGVDLLPLGSLYKTQLRDFARYLGIPREIIEKPPSAGLWEGQTDEGEMGITYSELDSILEALEKGEYDASSPLVLKVERMVKATAHKRALPPICPL; from the coding sequence GTGAACTGGGAAGAAGTGGAAAAGAAGATAGTCCACTGGCTGAGAAGTAAGGTGGAAGAGGCTGGGGCTAATGGTCTGGTCCAGGGAATAAGTGGGGGGCTTGATTCCTCCATAACCGCTGTTTTGGCCAAAAAGGCTGTAGGAAATAACCACTTAGGCCTGATTCTGCCCTGTCACAGTTCTCCCGAGGATATTGAGCACGCTAACCTCCTGGCTCAAACCTTCGCCCTGAGAACCGAGGTGGTGGATTTAACCCCTGTCTATGATCTTCTTCTCACTATTCTCCCTCCAGGTACCCCAATGGCCAGGGCTAACCTCAAGCCTCGCCTGAGGATGCTTACCCTTTACTATTACGCCAACACCTTCAATTACCTGGTAGTGGGGACTGGTAACAAGAGCGAGCTCCAGGTGGGCTACTTTACCAAATATGGCGATGGAGGGGTTGACCTTCTTCCTTTGGGAAGCCTGTATAAGACTCAGCTGCGGGATTTTGCTCGTTACCTTGGAATCCCCAGGGAGATAATTGAGAAACCCCCCAGCGCAGGCCTTTGGGAAGGTCAGACCGATGAAGGGGAAATGGGAATAACTTATTCTGAACTGGATTCAATTCTGGAGGCTCTGGAAAAGGGGGAATATGACGCTTCTTCTCCCCTGGTCCTCAAAGTGGAGAGGATGGTGAAAGCAACAGCCCACAAAAGGGCTCTGCCTCCAATATGCCCTCTTTGA
- a CDS encoding sortase yields MVRLWLWFLILMGGISIIAGIFYLSQEEEPLEVQNLTLVVPAVTAETSPTPELKPSVFVSPQLSLGPSPTPELKPSVFVSPQLSLELSLTPSPTPAPRPVRIIIPAIKVDAPVVEVGIKIVHTKKGLQAQWEVAEYAAGHHSTSASPGEGGNIVISGHHNVKGKVFQRLWELKPGDRVLLYNAEGKVFIYEVKEVLLLREKGVSEEQRRANARYMDPTPDETLTLITCWPPRGNSHRVIVIAKPFEPGQLKANMD; encoded by the coding sequence ATGGTTAGGCTTTGGCTTTGGTTTTTGATTTTGATGGGAGGCATTTCCATAATAGCAGGCATATTTTATTTGAGCCAGGAAGAAGAACCCCTGGAGGTCCAGAATCTGACCCTTGTTGTTCCAGCGGTCACCGCTGAAACTTCTCCAACTCCTGAGCTTAAGCCGTCGGTTTTCGTTTCACCGCAGCTTTCCCTAGGGCCTTCTCCAACTCCTGAGCTTAAGCCGTCGGTTTTCGTTTCACCACAACTTTCCCTGGAGCTTTCTCTAACTCCCTCTCCAACGCCCGCTCCCAGGCCGGTTAGAATCATTATCCCTGCTATAAAAGTTGATGCTCCGGTTGTGGAAGTGGGGATAAAAATAGTGCACACTAAAAAGGGCCTTCAGGCACAGTGGGAAGTAGCCGAATATGCCGCAGGGCATCACTCCACCAGTGCCAGCCCCGGCGAAGGGGGAAACATCGTAATTTCGGGTCATCACAACGTAAAAGGCAAGGTTTTCCAGAGGCTGTGGGAGTTAAAGCCTGGGGACAGAGTGCTCCTCTACAACGCTGAAGGCAAAGTGTTCATATACGAGGTCAAAGAGGTTCTTTTGCTCAGGGAAAAGGGGGTGAGCGAGGAACAGCGGAGGGCTAATGCCAGGTATATGGACCCCACTCCGGATGAAACCCTTACTTTAATAACCTGCTGGCCTCCCCGTGGAAATTCCCATAGGGTAATAGTAATTGCCAAACCGTTTGAGCCTGGCCAGTTGAAGGCAAATATGGATTAG
- a CDS encoding response regulator, producing the protein MRKVRIIIADDEPIIRMDLKEMLTSLGYLVVGEAGDGRSVVNMSRELRPDLVIMDIKMPDMDGIEAARILTQEDIAPVIFLTAYSQKELVDQAKEAGVVAYLVKPFRESDLAPAIEIALARFEQFRALKKEVADLKEALETRKLVERAKGILMDTQGLSEAEAFRRIQKLSMDTRKPMKEVAEAIILAYEATKKHE; encoded by the coding sequence GTGCGGAAAGTTAGAATTATAATAGCCGACGATGAACCCATAATTCGGATGGACCTTAAAGAGATGCTCACCAGCCTCGGCTACCTGGTAGTGGGGGAAGCGGGCGATGGAAGAAGTGTGGTTAACATGTCCAGGGAACTGCGCCCGGATCTTGTGATCATGGACATAAAGATGCCCGATATGGATGGAATTGAAGCCGCCCGGATCTTGACTCAGGAAGATATCGCCCCCGTTATTTTCCTCACTGCTTACAGTCAGAAAGAACTTGTGGATCAGGCGAAAGAAGCGGGAGTCGTGGCTTACCTTGTGAAACCCTTCCGGGAATCAGACCTGGCCCCGGCTATAGAGATTGCTTTAGCCCGCTTTGAACAATTTAGGGCTCTCAAAAAGGAAGTAGCTGATCTGAAAGAAGCGCTTGAAACGCGCAAACTTGTGGAAAGGGCAAAGGGGATATTAATGGATACCCAGGGCTTATCCGAAGCCGAGGCCTTCAGGCGCATTCAGAAATTGAGCATGGACACCCGTAAGCCCATGAAAGAAGTGGCCGAGGCTATAATCCTCGCATACGAAGCCACCAAGAAGCACGAATAG
- a CDS encoding histidinol phosphate phosphatase domain-containing protein, translating into MFRHYELHTHSFFSDGELLPSELIRRAYSKGCAAIAITDHADVSNLERLVRELVRLAREQSDSLPIPFIPGIEITHVPPSAIPHLALKAKELGAGIVVVHGETIMEPVYPGTNRAAVECPYVDILAHPGFITVEEAAAAAENGVYLEISARKWHCLTNGHVVKVARLTGAKLLVNSDAHSSNDLMDPELARKVAMGAGLEGEELELVLVHNPVSLIEKALQALKL; encoded by the coding sequence ATGTTCAGACATTACGAATTGCACACCCATTCTTTCTTCAGCGATGGAGAACTTTTGCCCAGCGAGCTCATAAGGCGTGCTTATTCCAAAGGGTGCGCTGCTATAGCCATAACCGATCATGCTGATGTCTCAAACCTTGAAAGGCTGGTGAGGGAATTGGTCAGGTTAGCCAGGGAACAATCCGATAGCCTGCCAATACCCTTTATCCCTGGGATTGAGATAACCCATGTGCCTCCTTCGGCAATCCCTCACCTGGCCCTGAAGGCCAAAGAGCTGGGAGCTGGGATCGTCGTGGTGCACGGGGAAACGATAATGGAACCTGTTTACCCTGGCACTAACAGGGCAGCGGTGGAATGCCCCTATGTGGACATTTTGGCTCATCCTGGCTTCATTACCGTGGAGGAAGCGGCTGCAGCGGCCGAGAATGGGGTTTACCTTGAGATAAGTGCCCGGAAATGGCATTGCCTCACCAACGGCCACGTAGTCAAAGTAGCAAGGCTTACCGGAGCAAAACTTCTGGTGAACTCCGACGCTCACTCTTCCAATGATCTAATGGATCCCGAACTGGCCAGGAAAGTAGCTATGGGGGCAGGTCTGGAAGGGGAAGAGCTCGAGCTCGTCCTGGTCCATAACCCGGTAAGCCTGATAGAAAAAGCTCTGCAGGCTTTAAAACTTTAA
- a CDS encoding glycosyltransferase, translating to MGNKVGEGKIRCSVGITAYNEEANIGKLLDALLNQKLHEVEITEIIVVASGCTDRTVEIVQEYQQKDPRIKLLVQERREGKTSAVNLFLRHAREEICVLESGDTLPRYDAIENLVRMFKDPRVGMTGAQKVAVNTPDHIIAALSHLRLKLEHELCMEIPRLGELIAFRKVFDQIPPDVAMDEAFVEALVIKRGLEVRYAPDAVVFNMGPTTLGDFIRQRRRNYAGHLHLMHKYGYKVASLDTWRIVRLWLAELWGAIRLIYVLIALAAVEAFARLLGAYDYYVRGRKHVIWDMAWTTKKVEPPSKLEKAPPSVVTKLTLDPFAPIIDPEYKEE from the coding sequence GTGGGTAATAAAGTGGGAGAGGGGAAAATCCGCTGCAGTGTAGGCATTACCGCCTACAATGAGGAGGCCAACATAGGCAAGCTTCTGGATGCTCTCCTCAACCAGAAGCTCCATGAAGTAGAAATTACCGAAATAATCGTTGTGGCCTCGGGTTGCACTGATCGCACTGTGGAGATAGTTCAGGAATACCAGCAGAAGGACCCCAGGATAAAGCTACTGGTTCAAGAGCGGAGAGAAGGGAAAACCTCCGCTGTAAACCTGTTCTTAAGGCACGCCAGAGAAGAAATCTGCGTCCTGGAAAGCGGCGATACGCTTCCCCGCTACGATGCCATTGAAAACCTGGTCAGGATGTTCAAGGATCCCAGGGTTGGGATGACGGGAGCCCAAAAGGTGGCCGTTAATACCCCTGACCACATCATCGCCGCTCTATCCCATTTGAGGTTGAAGCTGGAGCACGAACTCTGTATGGAAATCCCCCGCCTTGGGGAGCTCATAGCCTTCCGCAAAGTCTTCGATCAGATCCCGCCTGATGTGGCTATGGATGAAGCTTTTGTGGAAGCTCTGGTTATAAAACGGGGCCTTGAAGTGCGTTATGCTCCTGACGCAGTGGTTTTCAACATGGGCCCAACGACTCTGGGAGATTTTATCCGACAGCGCCGGCGCAACTATGCTGGCCACCTTCACCTTATGCACAAATATGGCTATAAGGTGGCAAGCCTTGACACCTGGCGAATCGTGCGTCTCTGGCTTGCGGAGCTGTGGGGAGCTATAAGGCTCATTTACGTTCTTATAGCTCTGGCGGCAGTAGAAGCCTTCGCTCGACTTCTGGGTGCTTATGATTATTATGTCCGAGGCCGTAAGCATGTGATCTGGGATATGGCCTGGACTACCAAAAAAGTGGAACCCCCTTCCAAGCTTGAAAAGGCTCCTCCCTCGGTAGTTACGAAGTTAACCCTTGACCCCTTTGCCCCCATCATTGATCCGGAGTACAAAGAAGAATGA
- the tpiA gene encoding triose-phosphate isomerase, whose product MRIPIIAGNWKMNKTVQEAEEFVEAVKNELDSIGGIEKVLCPPFTAISAVARLIRGTSIKVGAQDVFWEDKGAYTGEISPIMLKEFCQYVIVGHSERRKYFGETDEHVNRKARAALAHGLTPIICVGENLEENEAGLTEEVVIRQVRGALAGFSPSEAQMVVIAYEPVWAIGTGKPATPEGAQAVIGGVIRPLLAELFGKEVAERVRIQYGGSVEPSNIGGFVEQPDIDGALVGGASLRPKDFVEIVRISARAKA is encoded by the coding sequence ATGCGCATCCCGATAATCGCTGGCAACTGGAAAATGAATAAAACTGTTCAAGAGGCAGAGGAATTTGTGGAAGCTGTAAAGAACGAACTGGATTCAATAGGAGGGATAGAGAAAGTGCTTTGTCCACCTTTTACGGCCATCAGCGCCGTGGCCCGGCTGATAAGGGGGACCTCCATAAAAGTTGGAGCGCAGGACGTCTTCTGGGAGGACAAAGGAGCTTACACGGGCGAGATTTCCCCCATCATGCTGAAAGAATTCTGTCAGTATGTAATTGTAGGCCACTCCGAAAGGAGAAAGTACTTCGGTGAAACTGATGAACATGTAAACCGCAAAGCCAGAGCGGCTCTGGCTCATGGCCTTACCCCGATAATCTGTGTAGGAGAAAACCTGGAAGAAAATGAGGCTGGCCTGACAGAAGAAGTGGTTATTCGACAGGTTAGGGGAGCTCTGGCAGGCTTTTCGCCCTCCGAAGCTCAAATGGTAGTAATTGCTTATGAGCCTGTTTGGGCTATAGGCACCGGTAAACCTGCGACACCAGAGGGCGCGCAGGCGGTAATAGGCGGAGTTATAAGGCCCCTTCTTGCTGAGCTTTTCGGGAAAGAAGTGGCTGAAAGGGTGAGGATCCAGTATGGAGGAAGCGTTGAGCCATCCAACATTGGAGGTTTTGTAGAGCAACCTGATATAGACGGAGCCTTAGTAGGTGGGGCAAGCTTGAGACCGAAGGATTTCGTGGAAATTGTAAGAATAAGCGCCAGGGCCAAAGCCTGA
- the nfi gene encoding deoxyribonuclease V (cleaves DNA at apurinic or apyrimidinic sites): MKSVINHRWDLSVEEAQELQHQLASRVIREKTFGEIKLIAGIDVSFKGEEAQAGVVVLEYPGLEEVERASARVQVTFPYIPGLLAFREGPSIVAALEKLKSDPDLLILDGQGIAHPRRMGIATHIGVIFDKPSIGCAKSRLLGSYHEPGPEKGSWSYLYDGTEIIGAVLRTKDKAPPLFVSIGHRIDLQSALEIVLSCCRGDRLPEPTRLAHLLVSHKPQQAKLFFL; encoded by the coding sequence TTGAAGTCCGTCATAAACCACCGGTGGGATCTTTCGGTTGAAGAAGCTCAGGAGCTCCAGCATCAGCTGGCTTCAAGGGTTATCAGGGAGAAAACTTTTGGGGAAATAAAACTGATAGCGGGCATAGACGTAAGTTTTAAAGGGGAAGAAGCCCAAGCAGGGGTTGTGGTCCTGGAATACCCAGGCCTGGAAGAGGTGGAAAGAGCCAGTGCCAGAGTGCAAGTGACTTTCCCCTACATACCAGGATTACTGGCTTTCAGGGAAGGGCCATCAATAGTAGCAGCCCTGGAAAAGCTCAAGAGCGATCCGGACCTCCTGATACTGGATGGACAGGGAATAGCTCACCCTCGCCGTATGGGCATTGCTACTCACATAGGAGTTATCTTTGATAAACCCTCAATAGGGTGTGCCAAGTCCCGCCTACTGGGTTCTTACCACGAACCAGGTCCGGAGAAGGGTTCGTGGTCATATCTCTACGATGGCACCGAGATTATAGGCGCTGTTCTGAGGACAAAGGATAAAGCTCCCCCCCTTTTCGTGTCCATAGGCCATCGGATTGATCTCCAGAGCGCCCTGGAGATAGTCCTGAGTTGTTGCCGTGGAGACCGGCTTCCTGAACCTACGCGGCTTGCTCATCTCCTGGTCTCTCATAAGCCTCAGCAGGCTAAGCTTTTCTTCCTTTGA
- a CDS encoding LysM peptidoglycan-binding domain-containing protein translates to MKKWFFVLLFIAALSVAFALPLYAARPSSVPIYYRVRWGDTLTSIAWRYCVSPWAIARWNNIPNPNLIYAGQILVIYPGCYYPPQPPCVFVHYVRPGETLLGIARMYGVSVWEIARLNGIFNLNLIYVGQRLLIPCWN, encoded by the coding sequence ATGAAAAAATGGTTTTTCGTGCTTCTTTTTATTGCCGCCCTCAGCGTTGCCTTCGCTTTACCTCTTTATGCGGCTCGCCCCTCTTCCGTTCCCATATACTACAGAGTGCGCTGGGGTGATACCCTTACGTCTATAGCCTGGAGGTACTGCGTAAGTCCATGGGCCATAGCCCGATGGAATAATATCCCCAACCCTAACCTCATTTATGCCGGTCAGATCTTGGTGATTTACCCTGGGTGTTATTATCCCCCTCAGCCACCATGCGTCTTTGTTCACTATGTAAGGCCTGGAGAAACACTCCTGGGGATTGCCAGGATGTATGGGGTTAGCGTGTGGGAAATTGCTCGGCTCAATGGCATTTTCAACCTGAACCTGATTTACGTAGGGCAACGCCTTCTAATCCCCTGCTGGAATTAA
- a CDS encoding flippase-like domain-containing protein: MKKALTSALKVAISIGLLVFLLTKPEIHQSWELLSRAKLELVLLAFALYILAIFVNIYKWHLLLRAAGMEVPFSSLTSYFFTGLFFGNFLLPMVAIDVMRGYGLAVDSEQATEAAISVLVDRLVGLASFLFGGLVGVTFALWGMKRVDLYGLVVVVVGVNIFFILGFASLMSRRLRRLLGKVTTINPFLLRLSRAVDAYRAKPTVLGKAFLVALCGLTLTSLVNWCASEAVHAGIPPIYIFILNPLTPFAPILIPSVGGLGVNQGTFVFLYSSLAGVTSPAGAFSLSLLMQAIIYFTSLPGAFLWWKSRKTNNFRGGKVWSGKESRN, from the coding sequence ATGAAAAAAGCTCTCACCTCCGCCCTTAAGGTAGCCATAAGCATCGGTTTACTGGTTTTTCTCCTCACCAAACCTGAAATACATCAGTCATGGGAGCTGCTTTCAAGGGCTAAGCTTGAGCTGGTCCTTTTAGCTTTTGCCCTTTACATTCTGGCTATATTCGTCAACATTTATAAGTGGCATTTGCTTTTGAGAGCAGCGGGGATGGAAGTGCCTTTCAGTAGCCTGACTTCTTATTTTTTCACAGGTCTGTTCTTTGGGAATTTCCTGCTACCCATGGTGGCGATAGACGTAATGCGGGGCTATGGTCTGGCAGTAGATTCGGAACAGGCGACAGAGGCAGCTATATCCGTGCTGGTGGACAGGTTAGTGGGGCTGGCTTCTTTCCTCTTCGGAGGTCTGGTGGGAGTAACTTTCGCCCTCTGGGGGATGAAAAGGGTTGACCTTTACGGTCTTGTAGTGGTTGTAGTGGGTGTGAATATATTTTTTATCCTGGGTTTTGCTTCCCTCATGAGCCGCCGGCTCAGGCGACTTCTGGGCAAAGTGACCACCATCAACCCCTTTCTCCTGCGCCTTTCCAGGGCTGTGGATGCCTACAGAGCCAAGCCCACAGTCTTAGGGAAAGCTTTTCTGGTAGCCCTTTGCGGCCTTACCCTCACCAGCCTGGTGAACTGGTGTGCTTCGGAAGCTGTTCACGCCGGCATACCCCCCATTTACATCTTCATCCTGAACCCCTTAACCCCTTTTGCTCCCATTCTCATTCCTTCGGTGGGAGGGCTTGGAGTTAACCAGGGCACCTTCGTTTTCCTCTACAGCAGCCTGGCTGGAGTAACCTCTCCGGCGGGCGCTTTTTCCCTTTCCCTGTTGATGCAGGCTATAATTTATTTTACAAGCCTGCCAGGGGCTTTCCTTTGGTGGAAAAGCAGAAAGACCAATAACTTCAGGGGAGGGAAAGTATGGTCAGGGAAAGAGAGCAGGAACTGA